A portion of the Bacteroides faecium genome contains these proteins:
- a CDS encoding bifunctional riboflavin kinase/FAD synthetase, with protein sequence MQIIRDISPLTPEPCVATIGFFDGVHAGHRYLIQQVKEIAAAKSLRSALVTFPVHPRKVMNADYRPELLTTPEEKINLLSDIGVDYCLMLDFTPDISRLTAREFMTQVLKERFQVECLVIGYDHRFGHNRSEGFEDYVRYGKEIGIEVIQAKAYANNIEMEDGEHITVSSSLIRKLLHKGDVDLAARCLGYEYFLDGTVVGGYQVGRKIGFPTANLSVDDPDKLIPADGVYAVWVTFDGKTYMGMLNIGVRPTIGNGPNRTIEVNILHFHSNIYDKFIRLTFVKRTRPELKYDSIDELIVQLHKDAEETESILLAKETGCSQQKKNE encoded by the coding sequence ATGCAGATTATACGTGACATATCGCCCCTCACTCCGGAACCCTGCGTAGCTACCATCGGTTTCTTTGATGGAGTTCATGCAGGACATCGCTATCTCATCCAACAAGTGAAAGAGATAGCCGCAGCCAAAAGTCTACGTTCTGCACTGGTTACTTTCCCTGTTCATCCCCGCAAAGTGATGAACGCCGACTATCGCCCGGAACTTCTGACCACACCGGAAGAAAAAATCAACTTACTGTCCGACATCGGAGTAGACTACTGCCTGATGCTCGACTTCACCCCGGATATTTCCCGACTGACGGCACGTGAATTCATGACTCAGGTACTCAAAGAACGCTTCCAGGTAGAGTGTCTGGTAATCGGCTACGACCATCGTTTCGGACACAACCGCAGCGAAGGATTCGAGGACTATGTACGTTACGGAAAAGAAATCGGCATAGAAGTTATCCAAGCAAAAGCATATGCCAACAATATAGAAATGGAAGACGGGGAACATATAACAGTCAGTTCTTCGCTAATCCGCAAACTGCTTCATAAAGGAGATGTAGACTTAGCAGCCCGTTGCCTGGGATACGAATATTTTCTGGACGGAACCGTTGTAGGCGGTTATCAGGTAGGCAGGAAAATCGGTTTCCCGACCGCCAACTTAAGTGTGGACGATCCGGACAAACTCATTCCTGCGGATGGCGTTTATGCCGTATGGGTGACCTTTGACGGAAAAACCTATATGGGTATGTTGAATATAGGCGTCCGCCCGACGATTGGCAATGGCCCCAACCGGACGATTGAAGTGAATATCCTTCACTTCCACTCCAACATATACGACAAGTTTATCCGGCTTACTTTTGTAAAGCGGACTCGTCCCGAACTGAAATATGACAGTATCGACGAGCTAATCGTACAGCTTCATAAAGACGCTGAAGAAACAGAATCCATCCTGCTTGCCAAAGAAACAGGCTGTTCCCAACAGAAAAAAAATGAATAA
- a CDS encoding nucleoside kinase, with protein MKQMLQICCKNNNISKEFPIGSSLLDIYYGFNLNFPYQVVSAKVNNRSEGLNFRVYNNKDIEFLDVRDQSGMRTYVRSLCFVLFKAVTELYPDGKLFVEHPVSKGYFCNLRIGRPIELEDVKRIKQRMQEIIAENIPYHRIECHTAEAVRVFSERGMNDKVRLLETSGSLYTYYYTLGDTVDYYYGNLLPSTGYLKLFDIVKYYDGLLLRIPSRENPEVLEDVVKQEKMLDVFKEYLNWSYIMGLNNAGDFNLACEEGHATDLINVAEALQEKKIAQIADTIFHRGENGNRVKLVLIAGPSSSGKTTFSKRLSIQLMTNGLKPYPISLDNYFVDREDTPLDENGNYDYESLYALDLDLFNQQLQALLRGEEVELPRFNFSLGKKEYKGDKLKIEDNTILILEGIHALNPELTPHIPAERKFKIYVSALTTISLDDHNWIPTTDNRLLRRIIRDFNYRGYSARETISRWPSVRAGEDKWIFPYQENADVMFNSALLFEFAVLRLHAEPILMGVPRNCPEYCEAYRLLKFIKYFVPVQDKEIPPTSLLREFLGGSSFKY; from the coding sequence ATGAAACAGATGTTACAAATATGTTGCAAAAATAACAATATTTCTAAAGAATTCCCTATCGGGAGCTCACTTTTGGATATTTATTACGGTTTTAATCTTAATTTTCCTTATCAAGTGGTTAGCGCCAAAGTCAATAACCGCTCTGAGGGACTTAATTTTAGGGTATATAACAATAAGGATATAGAGTTCTTGGATGTAAGGGACCAGTCCGGTATGCGTACCTATGTACGTTCGCTCTGTTTTGTCTTGTTTAAGGCTGTCACGGAGTTGTATCCCGACGGAAAGTTATTCGTAGAGCATCCTGTGTCAAAGGGCTATTTCTGTAATTTGCGTATCGGGCGTCCTATTGAACTGGAAGATGTGAAGCGCATCAAGCAGCGTATGCAGGAGATTATTGCCGAAAATATTCCTTATCATCGCATCGAGTGTCATACGGCGGAAGCTGTGCGCGTATTCAGTGAGCGGGGGATGAATGACAAAGTACGGTTGCTCGAAACTTCCGGTTCTCTCTATACCTATTATTATACGTTGGGGGATACGGTCGATTATTATTATGGTAACCTGTTGCCCAGTACCGGGTATCTTAAACTGTTTGACATCGTGAAATATTACGATGGGTTGCTTCTTCGGATTCCGAGCCGCGAGAATCCCGAAGTATTGGAAGATGTTGTGAAGCAGGAGAAGATGCTGGACGTCTTTAAGGAATATCTGAACTGGAGTTACATTATGGGACTCAACAACGCCGGAGACTTTAACCTGGCTTGTGAAGAAGGGCACGCCACAGATTTGATTAATGTAGCCGAAGCCTTGCAGGAGAAGAAGATAGCTCAGATAGCCGATACCATCTTCCATCGTGGAGAAAACGGCAACCGTGTGAAACTTGTCTTGATTGCCGGACCGTCGTCTTCGGGAAAAACTACTTTCAGCAAACGTCTCTCTATCCAGTTGATGACAAACGGCTTGAAACCCTATCCCATCTCTCTGGACAACTATTTCGTAGACCGTGAAGACACTCCTCTGGATGAAAACGGAAACTACGATTATGAATCACTTTACGCACTCGACCTGGATTTGTTCAACCAGCAATTGCAAGCCCTGCTGCGTGGTGAAGAGGTGGAACTTCCCCGTTTCAACTTCTCCCTTGGCAAGAAAGAGTATAAAGGTGACAAACTGAAAATTGAAGATAACACGATTCTAATTCTGGAAGGTATTCATGCCCTGAATCCTGAACTGACTCCCCATATACCTGCTGAACGTAAGTTCAAGATTTACGTATCTGCACTGACTACCATTTCCCTGGATGACCATAACTGGATTCCGACAACCGATAACCGTCTATTGCGCCGTATTATCCGTGACTTCAATTATCGTGGATATTCCGCCCGCGAAACCATTTCACGCTGGCCTAGTGTACGTGCCGGTGAAGATAAGTGGATATTCCCTTACCAGGAAAATGCCGATGTCATGTTCAATTCGGCATTGCTCTTTGAATTTGCCGTTCTTCGCCTGCATGCCGAACCTATTTTGATGGGAGTTCCGCGCAACTGTCCCGAATATTGTGAAGCCTACCGGTTGCTGAAATTCATTAAATATTTTGTTCCGGTACAGGATAAGGAAATTCCGCCGACTTCCCTGCTTCGCGAGTTCTTGGGTGGAAGTAGCTTTAAATATTAA
- a CDS encoding HAD family hydrolase — translation MKSKGIKNLLIDLGGVLINLDRQRCMENFKKLGFTDVEERLNIQQLHGIFMQQEKGLITSAEFRNGLRDMMGKVVSDKQIDAAWNSFLVDIPKYKLDLLLELRSKYVVYLLSNTNEIHWRYACHNLFPYRTFRVEDYFEKAYLSYEMHMVKPEADIFKAVIEDAGIEPQETLFIDDSELNCKAAQELGISTYTAKAGEDWSHLFKSK, via the coding sequence ATGAAAAGTAAAGGAATTAAAAACCTTCTTATTGATTTGGGCGGTGTGCTTATCAATCTCGACCGCCAACGTTGTATGGAGAACTTTAAGAAATTAGGGTTCACAGACGTAGAAGAGCGATTGAATATCCAACAACTGCATGGAATATTCATGCAGCAGGAAAAAGGTCTGATCACTTCCGCCGAATTCCGGAACGGGCTCCGGGACATGATGGGGAAAGTAGTCAGTGACAAACAAATAGATGCTGCCTGGAACAGTTTTCTGGTAGACATCCCCAAATATAAGCTTGACTTACTGCTGGAATTGCGCTCCAAATATGTAGTCTACCTGCTTAGCAACACAAATGAGATCCATTGGAGATATGCCTGCCACAACCTGTTTCCATATCGTACCTTCAGAGTGGAAGACTACTTCGAAAAAGCCTATCTCTCTTATGAGATGCACATGGTAAAACCGGAAGCGGATATTTTTAAGGCGGTCATTGAGGATGCGGGTATCGAACCTCAAGAGACACTCTTCATTGATGACTCTGAATTAAACTGCAAGGCGGCTCAGGAACTGGGCATCTCCACCTATACGGCAAAAGCCGGCGAAGACTGGAGCCATCTTTTCAAAAGCAAATAA
- the rd gene encoding rubredoxin produces the protein MKKYICTVCEYIYDPEQGDPESGIEPGTAFEDIPDDWTCPLCGVGKEDFEPYEG, from the coding sequence ATGAAGAAGTACATTTGCACGGTCTGTGAATATATTTACGACCCCGAACAAGGAGATCCGGAAAGCGGAATTGAACCAGGAACTGCGTTTGAAGACATTCCTGATGATTGGACTTGTCCACTTTGTGGAGTCGGAAAAGAAGATTTCGAACCGTACGAAGGATAA
- a CDS encoding Na/Pi cotransporter family protein, which yields MEYSFYDFLKLIGSLGLFLYGMKIMSEGLQKVAGDRLRSILTAMTTNRVTGVLTGVLITALIQSSSATTVMVVSFVNAGLLTLAESISVIMGANIGTTVTAWIISIFGFKVDMAAFALPLLAIALPLIFSGKSNRKSVGEFIFGFSFLFMGLSYLKANAPDLNANPEMLAFVQNYTDMGFFSILLFLFIGTILTMIVQASAATMAITLIMCANGWISLELGAALVLGENIGTTITANLAALTANTQAKRAALAHFVFNVFGVIWVLIIFHPFMQFVNWVVDTFFQTSNPEVAISYKLSAFHSIFNICNVCLLIWGVKLIERTVCALIHPKEEDEEPRLRFITGGMLSTAELSILQARKEIHLFAERTHRMFGMVQDLLHTEKDDDFNKLFSRIEKYENISDNMELEIANYLNQVSEGRLSSESKLQIRAMLREVTEIESIGDSCYNLARTVNRKRQTNQDFTEKQYEHIHFMMKLTNDALAQMIVVVEKPEHQSIDINKSFNIENEINNYRNQLKNQNILDVNNKEYDYQMGVYYMDIIAECEKLGDYIVNVVEASSDVKEKKAS from the coding sequence ATGGAATATTCTTTTTATGATTTTTTAAAGCTCATAGGTTCATTAGGACTCTTCCTGTACGGAATGAAGATAATGAGCGAGGGCTTGCAAAAGGTCGCGGGTGACAGACTACGAAGTATCTTGACGGCAATGACTACCAACAGGGTAACGGGAGTTTTAACAGGTGTGTTAATCACAGCCCTTATCCAATCTTCTTCAGCAACGACGGTAATGGTCGTGAGTTTCGTTAATGCCGGGTTGCTTACTCTTGCCGAATCTATCAGTGTCATTATGGGTGCCAACATCGGTACTACGGTCACTGCCTGGATTATCTCAATTTTCGGATTTAAGGTTGACATGGCCGCCTTTGCCCTTCCTCTTCTGGCCATCGCCCTTCCGCTTATCTTCTCGGGTAAAAGCAACCGCAAGTCCGTCGGTGAATTCATTTTCGGTTTCTCTTTCCTCTTCATGGGGCTTTCTTATCTGAAAGCAAATGCGCCCGACCTGAACGCCAATCCGGAAATGCTCGCCTTTGTACAGAACTACACGGATATGGGATTCTTCTCCATTCTGCTGTTCCTGTTCATCGGTACGATACTGACCATGATTGTACAGGCTTCTGCCGCCACGATGGCAATTACACTGATTATGTGTGCCAACGGATGGATTAGTCTGGAACTGGGAGCAGCCCTCGTACTGGGAGAAAATATCGGAACTACAATCACCGCCAATCTTGCCGCATTAACAGCCAACACACAGGCTAAACGGGCAGCATTGGCGCATTTTGTTTTTAATGTGTTCGGTGTTATCTGGGTATTGATTATCTTCCATCCTTTCATGCAGTTTGTAAACTGGGTAGTAGACACTTTCTTCCAGACAAGCAATCCGGAAGTTGCTATCTCTTACAAGTTGTCCGCCTTCCACTCTATCTTCAATATCTGTAACGTATGTCTTCTGATATGGGGTGTGAAATTGATTGAACGCACCGTATGTGCTTTAATCCATCCGAAGGAAGAGGACGAAGAACCGAGACTGCGGTTTATCACCGGCGGTATGCTGTCTACGGCGGAGCTTTCCATTCTTCAGGCACGCAAGGAGATTCATCTTTTTGCAGAACGTACCCATCGTATGTTCGGCATGGTGCAGGACTTGCTGCATACGGAAAAGGATGATGATTTCAACAAGCTGTTCAGCCGGATAGAGAAATACGAGAATATCAGCGACAATATGGAGTTGGAAATAGCCAACTATCTGAACCAGGTATCCGAAGGTCGTCTGAGTTCTGAAAGTAAGTTGCAGATACGCGCCATGCTACGTGAAGTGACGGAGATTGAAAGTATCGGGGACAGTTGTTACAACCTGGCACGTACCGTCAACCGGAAGCGTCAGACAAACCAGGACTTTACCGAAAAGCAATACGAGCATATTCACTTCATGATGAAGCTGACGAATGACGCTCTTGCACAAATGATTGTGGTGGTAGAGAAACCGGAACATCAGAGTATTGACATCAACAAGTCTTTCAATATCGAAAACGAAATCAATAATTACCGCAACCAACTGAAGAATCAGAATATCCTGGATGTGAACAACAAGGAATATGATTATCAAATGGGAGTTTACTACATGGATATTATCGCCGAATGTGAGAAACTGGGCGACTATATAGTAAATGTGGTAGAAGCCAGCAGTGATGTGAAAGAAAAGAAGGCTTCCTGA
- a CDS encoding calcium-translocating P-type ATPase, PMCA-type, whose amino-acid sequence MSTNKDDFYHIGLTDNEVLQSREKNGINLLTPPKRPSLWKLYLEKFEDPVVRVLLVAAAFSLIISIIENEYAETIGIIAAILLATGIGFFFEYDASKKFDLLNAVNEETLVKVIRNGRVQEVPRKDIVVGDIVILETGEEIPADGELLEAISLQVNESNLTGEPVINKTTIEADFDEEATYASNLVMRGTTVVDGHGTMRVLHVGDATEIGKVARQSTEDNLEPTPLNIQLTKLANLIGKIGFTVAGLAFLIFFVKDVLFAFDFGALNGWHEWLPVFERTLKYFMMAVTLIVVAVPEGLPMSVTLSLALNMRRMLSTNNLVRKMHACETMGAITVICTDKTGTLTQNLMQVHEPNFYGIKNGSDLSDDDISALIAEGISANSTAFLEESAAGEKPKGVGNPTEVALLLWLNSQGRDYLALRENAHILDQLTFSTERKFMATLVESPLIGKKILYIKGAPEIVLGKCKEVVLDGNRVDAVEYRSTVEAQLLNYQNMAMRTLGFAFKIVGENEPNDCTELVSANDLNFLGVVAISDPIRPDVPAAVAKCQSAGIGIKIVTGDTPGTATEIARQIGLWNPETDTERNRITGVAFAELSDEEALDRVMELKIMSRARPTDKQRLVQLLQQKGAVVAVTGDGTNDAPALNHAQVGLSMGTGTSVAKEASDITLLDDSFNSIGTAVMWGRSLYKNIQRFIVFQLTINFVALLIVLLGSVIGTELPLTVTQMLWVNLIMDTFAALALASIPPSETVMLEKPRRGTDFIISKAMRSNIIGVGSIFLIVLLGMIYYFDHSPQGMDIHNLTIFFTFFVMLQFWNLFNARVFGTTDSAFKGLSKSYGMELIVLAILVGQFLIVQFGGAVFRTTPLDWQTWLLIIGVSSTVLWVGELVRLVQRIIHKKSRNEK is encoded by the coding sequence ATGAGTACAAATAAAGATGACTTTTATCATATAGGACTTACAGACAATGAAGTCCTTCAAAGCAGGGAAAAAAATGGTATCAACCTGTTAACGCCCCCCAAGCGTCCTTCCCTCTGGAAGCTTTATCTCGAAAAATTTGAAGACCCGGTGGTGCGTGTACTGTTAGTAGCAGCCGCATTTTCCCTTATCATCTCCATCATCGAAAATGAATACGCCGAAACTATCGGAATCATTGCCGCCATCCTGCTGGCTACCGGTATAGGTTTCTTTTTCGAATATGATGCCAGCAAGAAATTCGATTTGCTGAATGCTGTCAACGAAGAGACGTTGGTAAAAGTCATCCGCAACGGACGTGTGCAGGAAGTTCCCCGTAAAGACATAGTGGTAGGCGATATAGTCATTCTGGAAACCGGTGAGGAAATTCCCGCGGACGGTGAGTTGCTGGAAGCAATTTCTTTGCAGGTAAACGAATCCAATCTGACAGGAGAACCCGTTATAAATAAAACGACCATAGAAGCGGATTTTGACGAAGAGGCAACGTATGCTTCCAATTTGGTGATGCGCGGCACTACGGTAGTCGACGGACACGGAACCATGCGCGTACTGCATGTGGGAGACGCTACCGAAATCGGGAAAGTAGCCCGCCAAAGCACGGAAGATAATCTGGAACCGACTCCGCTGAACATTCAGTTGACAAAACTTGCCAATCTGATTGGAAAAATAGGTTTTACCGTTGCGGGACTCGCTTTCCTTATCTTCTTTGTGAAAGATGTATTGTTCGCCTTTGATTTCGGCGCATTGAACGGATGGCATGAATGGCTTCCCGTTTTCGAGCGGACACTCAAATACTTTATGATGGCGGTTACTTTGATTGTAGTAGCCGTGCCCGAAGGCTTGCCAATGAGCGTCACCCTCAGCCTGGCGTTGAATATGCGCCGTATGCTCTCTACTAACAACCTGGTACGGAAGATGCACGCCTGCGAAACGATGGGAGCTATCACTGTGATTTGCACGGACAAGACCGGTACGCTGACACAAAACCTGATGCAGGTGCACGAACCCAACTTCTATGGTATCAAGAACGGCAGCGACTTGTCCGACGATGATATCAGCGCACTTATCGCAGAAGGCATCAGTGCCAATTCTACCGCTTTTCTTGAAGAATCGGCTGCCGGTGAAAAGCCGAAAGGAGTAGGAAATCCTACCGAAGTGGCTTTGTTATTATGGCTGAACAGCCAGGGAAGAGATTATCTGGCACTTCGTGAGAATGCACATATCCTCGACCAGCTAACGTTCTCCACCGAACGGAAATTCATGGCGACACTTGTAGAATCGCCATTAATCGGAAAGAAAATACTCTATATCAAAGGAGCACCGGAAATTGTTCTCGGCAAGTGCAAGGAAGTTGTACTGGACGGGAATCGGGTAGATGCCGTGGAATACCGTTCGACAGTAGAAGCGCAATTGCTGAATTATCAGAATATGGCGATGCGCACACTTGGATTTGCTTTCAAGATTGTAGGGGAGAACGAGCCGAATGACTGTACGGAGCTGGTATCAGCCAATGATTTGAACTTCTTAGGCGTCGTGGCCATTTCCGATCCGATTCGTCCGGATGTGCCTGCTGCCGTAGCCAAATGCCAGTCGGCAGGTATCGGTATCAAGATTGTGACCGGTGACACACCGGGAACTGCTACGGAGATTGCCCGCCAGATAGGTCTTTGGAATCCGGAGACGGATACGGAGCGGAATCGTATCACCGGAGTGGCATTCGCCGAATTGAGTGACGAAGAAGCATTAGACCGGGTGATGGAGCTTAAAATCATGTCGCGTGCCCGCCCGACGGATAAACAACGCCTGGTACAATTACTCCAGCAGAAAGGAGCGGTAGTAGCCGTAACCGGAGACGGTACGAACGACGCACCCGCTTTGAATCATGCACAAGTCGGCCTCTCGATGGGAACGGGAACTTCCGTAGCCAAAGAAGCCAGTGACATAACCTTGCTCGACGACTCGTTCAACAGTATCGGAACCGCTGTCATGTGGGGACGTTCACTTTATAAGAATATCCAGCGTTTCATTGTTTTCCAGTTGACGATTAATTTCGTCGCGCTGCTTATCGTTCTGCTGGGGTCGGTTATCGGTACGGAACTTCCGCTGACCGTAACGCAAATGTTATGGGTAAACCTGATTATGGATACCTTTGCCGCTTTGGCTTTGGCTTCCATTCCGCCCAGCGAAACTGTGATGCTTGAAAAACCCCGTCGCGGCACTGATTTCATCATCAGTAAAGCAATGCGGTCTAATATAATAGGTGTAGGTTCTATTTTCCTTATCGTACTGCTCGGAATGATTTATTATTTCGACCACAGCCCGCAGGGTATGGATATACACAACCTCACTATTTTCTTTACCTTCTTTGTCATGTTACAATTCTGGAACCTCTTCAATGCCCGCGTATTCGGTACTACCGACTCGGCATTCAAAGGGCTTTCCAAATCGTATGGTATGGAACTGATTGTGCTTGCCATCCTGGTCGGACAATTCCTGATTGTGCAGTTCGGTGGAGCTGTATTCCGTACGACACCACTCGACTGGCAAACCTGGCTTTTAATTATAGGCGTTTCGTCCACGGTGTTATGGGTTGGAGAACTTGTTCGCCTTGTTCAACGTATTATTCACAAAAAGAGTAGAAATGAAAAGTAA
- a CDS encoding CPBP family intramembrane glutamic endopeptidase — MKTAIKLILIDLLIAQIVAPILIMIPCTLYLLVTTGNLDKAVLTQTIMIPAQLAGQIMMGIYLWKAGYISTQKSTWSLVSPPYLIGSALAILTGGFLVSALMSLMDWIPNIMEQSFDILQSGWGGILAIAIVGPVLEELLFRGAITKALLQQYNPTKAILISALLFGVFHINPAQILPAFLIGILLAWTYYKTGSLIPCILMHILNNSLSVYLSIKYPEAENMDDLISGTPYLVILSGALLLLIGSILTMRYLTTKKQE; from the coding sequence ATGAAGACAGCCATCAAGTTAATACTGATCGACCTTCTCATCGCGCAGATCGTCGCTCCGATTCTGATTATGATTCCCTGTACCCTCTATTTATTGGTCACTACCGGGAATCTGGATAAAGCTGTCTTAACGCAGACAATCATGATTCCGGCACAACTGGCAGGCCAGATTATGATGGGTATCTATCTCTGGAAAGCAGGCTATATCAGCACACAAAAGTCTACATGGTCGCTTGTATCCCCCCCCTATCTGATTGGCAGCGCATTGGCTATCCTTACCGGCGGATTTCTGGTATCCGCACTTATGAGTCTGATGGACTGGATTCCTAATATCATGGAGCAATCTTTCGATATTCTTCAATCCGGTTGGGGCGGTATTCTTGCGATAGCTATCGTAGGGCCTGTGCTCGAAGAGCTATTATTCCGGGGCGCCATTACCAAAGCACTCTTGCAACAGTACAATCCGACGAAAGCCATTCTCATCTCCGCACTTCTGTTCGGTGTCTTCCACATCAATCCCGCCCAGATACTTCCGGCATTTCTGATTGGTATTCTGCTGGCATGGACGTATTATAAGACCGGCAGCCTGATTCCCTGTATCCTCATGCATATACTGAACAATTCCCTGTCCGTCTATCTCAGCATCAAATATCCCGAAGCGGAAAATATGGACGACTTGATAAGCGGCACTCCCTATCTGGTTATCTTATCCGGAGCACTCCTGTTACTTATCGGAAGTATTCTGACCATGCGTTACCTGACTACTAAAAAGCAAGAATAA
- a CDS encoding SufE family protein translates to MSINELQDEVIAEFSDFDDWMDRYQLLIDLGNEQEPLEEKYKTEQNLIEGCQSRVWLQADDVDGKIVFKAESDALIVKGIIALLIKVLSGHTPDEILNTDLYFIDKIGLKEHLSPTRSNGLLSMVKQIRMYALAFKAKEGK, encoded by the coding sequence ATGTCAATTAATGAATTGCAGGACGAAGTTATTGCTGAATTCAGTGACTTCGACGATTGGATGGACCGCTACCAACTACTTATTGACTTGGGAAATGAGCAGGAACCGCTGGAAGAAAAATATAAAACGGAGCAGAATCTGATTGAAGGATGCCAAAGCCGGGTATGGCTTCAAGCGGATGATGTAGACGGTAAGATTGTTTTTAAAGCAGAAAGTGACGCGCTGATTGTAAAAGGAATCATTGCTTTATTGATAAAAGTACTGTCAGGGCACACGCCTGATGAAATATTGAATACCGACCTTTATTTTATTGATAAAATCGGATTGAAAGAGCATCTGTCACCTACTCGCAGCAACGGTTTGCTGTCGATGGTAAAACAAATACGGATGTATGCATTGGCATTCAAGGCAAAAGAGGGGAAGTAA
- a CDS encoding sensor histidine kinase produces the protein MQQRLFRESRKLERTNHIAGSVLKNVHAFILLIDNDFKVLKTNYYQKTGTKKAVEEKRVGDLLQCRNALAAEGGCGTHSFCGSCPIRTAIRQSFEQRRNFTDLEATLTVATSDNETVECNAVISGSYFLLDEKENMVLTVHDVTRLKKAEKELIHAKEKAEKADISKSAFLANMSHEIRTPLNAITGFAEIMGSANTEEEKAQYQEIIKMNADLLMQLVNDILDMSKIEAGTLEFVYTTVDINLLLSDLQQLFQMRVNDAGGMIKIIAEPSRSSCLISTDRNRVAQVLSNFTTNAIKFTTEGTVRIGYEARDTELYFYVKDTGAGIPADKLPDVFGRFVKLNKDKKGTGLGLSISQTIVAKLDGQIGADSVEGEGSTFWFTIPYRTCGKPQ, from the coding sequence ATGCAACAGCGATTATTCCGGGAGTCCAGAAAATTGGAACGTACCAATCATATCGCCGGGTCTGTTCTAAAAAATGTGCATGCTTTTATCCTGTTAATAGATAACGATTTCAAGGTTCTGAAAACCAACTACTATCAGAAAACCGGAACAAAAAAAGCAGTGGAAGAAAAAAGAGTGGGCGACCTGCTGCAATGCCGCAACGCATTGGCTGCGGAAGGTGGCTGCGGAACGCATAGTTTTTGCGGCTCCTGCCCGATACGTACTGCCATACGCCAGTCTTTCGAACAAAGAAGGAATTTCACCGACCTCGAAGCGACACTGACCGTAGCTACTTCCGACAATGAGACGGTAGAGTGCAATGCTGTCATCTCCGGTTCATACTTCCTGTTGGACGAAAAAGAAAACATGGTACTTACCGTCCATGATGTCACCCGCCTGAAGAAAGCGGAAAAAGAATTGATACACGCCAAAGAAAAAGCGGAGAAAGCCGATATTTCCAAATCAGCATTCCTGGCTAATATGAGCCATGAGATACGCACCCCTCTCAATGCCATCACCGGATTTGCGGAAATAATGGGCAGTGCCAATACAGAAGAGGAAAAAGCCCAATATCAGGAAATCATAAAGATGAACGCCGACCTCCTGATGCAGTTGGTCAATGACATTCTCGACATGTCAAAGATTGAAGCCGGAACTTTGGAGTTTGTATATACTACGGTTGATATCAACCTGTTACTTTCAGATTTGCAGCAGCTTTTCCAAATGCGGGTGAACGACGCTGGCGGGATGATTAAAATTATAGCAGAACCGTCGCGTTCTTCCTGCCTCATTTCAACCGACCGCAACCGGGTGGCTCAGGTACTTTCCAACTTTACCACCAATGCGATTAAATTCACCACAGAAGGTACGGTACGCATCGGATATGAGGCGAGAGACACTGAACTTTATTTTTATGTAAAGGATACCGGAGCAGGTATCCCGGCAGACAAATTGCCGGACGTATTCGGGCGTTTCGTGAAGCTGAACAAAGACAAAAAGGGAACCGGACTGGGACTTTCCATCTCCCAAACTATCGTTGCCAAGCTGGACGGGCAGATTGGAGCAGACTCCGTAGAAGGCGAAGGCTCTACATTCTGGTTCACTATCCCCTACCGGACGTGTGGCAAACCTCAGTAA